The sequence CTCCAGTCtctccccgcgcgcgcgactgccgcctcgtctcctgtctctcctccaCACGCCGCTATCCCCGTCCTCTCGcattctctgcagcggcccAGAAAGATCGCGGAGTCCCGCAACCTCGTCCTCACTCCAAGCGCCCGCGTCGGTGACTCCGTCCTCCTGTTCATCCtcggtctctgcgccgcctttcGTTTtccgaaggcgccgcggtgggtctggcgcttcgccgtctcccctCTGGCGCGCCTTGACTCTGCGCAGAATCGCCGCGGCCACGCGCGCAACCGGCCGGTGACGGTCTCTCTCAGCCGTCGCGTGGGCGCTCCCAGCGTCCTCCTGGGTctcaggcgacagcgaggcagcgcgcgacgcagttGGCGACGCGGATCGTCCCACTGTTTCCCCACGAGCTCGTCCtctgtcgctcgccctctcctctctccggcgccggccctcgcgccgcgaaggcggcccgcgcggcgcacggGAGTGTCCCCAGTCTCCCTCCGCATCGAAAGACGGCGAGCGATCGGCTGCGCACTCGGCCTCGCTatgcgcgccttcgccgcccgcgtcttcCCTCATCGCCGCGTCACAGCGCCGGTAATACGCCACGTACGCgtgttcgccgtcgccccgcgcCAGCCAGGACGGGaaggcctgcagccgcgtcgcgcgctcgcaggcCCTCGGGATCTGCGGGGGCAGGGGCTCGCGGGGCCCGCGGctccacgccgcggccgccgcggccgggcggaggcacgcgccgcaggctgccgcggcacACAGCCTCGAGTCTGCGTGGATCTCGTCTGCCCCCCGCCCTTCGCTCGGTTCGTGGACGTCAGCCccgcagcgcatgcacgcaggGCGCTGCGGGGCCGCGTGACCCCGCGGGCCgagggccgcaggcgccgtgcagagccgcgagagcgagggcaCGTACAGACCGGGGTGGGCGCTGTCGGGGCGGAgagccgaggcgcgagactcgAACGGCggcagaaaaggaggaagTGAGCCCACAGGcaacgcggcgctcgcgggtcGCGCCTTGCCCCCCCTGCAGGCCCGTTGCGGGCGTCGGGCGggtcgcggccggcgccacgccCCGCAGCCGAACGGGAGggcacgcgcgagcgcaggcgctccgCAGGACCACAGGAGAGCGGCccccgctgtctctgcggcagcggctgtaCGCAGTCGAATCCGCCATCGGGGAAGGTCTCCTCGCGGAGGGAAAACATGCGCTTTCGCTCCAGCTCGCTTTCCCCAGGCTGCTGCacaggcgcctgcctcgcctcctgcagATATGCGGGATAGACGCCTCCAGGGCACGAAGGAGGGGGCCTCAGCAGGTCCCCACGGGATCGGATGTCCGCGTAgaaagcgcctccgcgcccgccctccctcGAATGCCTTTGCTGGAGCAGGGTCGGtccagcgcgccgtcgcgaggcgtccagcaggcggcgtgcgccgtcgcagccCCCCTCCGGCACTTCTGCCTCgcttgcgcggctcgcgaaaGAGCCCCGACCAGTCTGTCTGGAGCCTCCCGgctgtgcggcgcggagagcaaCGGGCGGATGCGAGGAAAggtcgtctccgcgccccttTCCGCGAAGGCCTTTCCATCCAGAGTGTGCCCTGCGACCATTCCTCAGCTCCGCATGCCCCGAGAACCCGTCCCACACGTGTTCGTTGCTGGTGTCCGCATGCGTACAGGGATACAtcccgccggcctcgcctcttTCGCCTTTCGCATCTTcgcagagagggaaggcGGGGAAGTAGCTCTCGCCGCCCAAGAGCTGgcctgcgtccgcgtgcGGCACCGGCTCAGAGGTGTGGCAATGTCGACAAGACCTGCCGGCGTGAGTGTGGACGCATTGAGACGAGTCTtccctcgccgcgtctccccaGTGTGCGGACACGCCGCGATGTGGGAGCAGGTGAGGGGGAAGGAGCTCCGGCGACGGTTCGCTGAGAGTTCTGGCCTGCCTCGAGGGCGCcacgtcttcttcgcagcgccCTCCAGCAGAAGGCAGACACGCAGTTGACAGCGCGGGGCCATCTGCCAGAGCGAGAAGCGTCCGGTGTTCGACGTGGAGCGCGTCGAGTTCtctctccaggcgccgcatgcatcgTTCCTTTTCCTGCAGAAGAAAGTGCACAATGTCCTTATCGTCCTTCTGGTAGGAGTCGGAGGTTTCCGCAGTCTCCCAGtactcgtcgccgccgtcgtaCCCCACCTGCATctccgccgcactcgcctcGCTTTTGCCGGGGTTATCGCGCCCCTTCTCGCCTCGAAACGCACCCGCCGGTGCCTTGGCGTCTTCCCCAAacagcagagacgaagaggcccgCGGACTCAAGACTGGGGAGACATGAGAAACAGCCACAGTCTGTCTCTGGTGGATCTTGACGGGCCCGGGAGGGCAGCCCGAGTGTCTCCTGGCCTCTATGCACTCGGCGAACTCCGAGCGGCCGTcggcagacagcgaggcgagagccTGAGGATCGTCACAGCTCCCTGAGAAGCACGCTACCGCCCGCTCCTCCTCAACTGTGAGGCGGCGGGTCatcaggcgccggcgcgtctgctgccacAGGACCTGCTGTGCGCCGGGGACAACCGGCCGAGCCACGCCCCAGGAACCCCGCGCCACGgtcgcgtcgtctcctgcACTCACCTGAGCGAGCTCTTCCGCACCGCGCCCGTTCGCGGCCTTGGAAGATCcccggcagcctcgcgccggcgcctgcgccgaggcgccgcgcagctgggtgtctctctgcgtctctcgctgacGGCCcaacgccgcgcggcggtcgctcTCCTCAGCTTGTCGAGCGGGCCGGCGGCGAGACTCCGAGTCGGCGCCTGGGCGCTGAGGGGCTTGACGCAGCTGTCCGCCCCCCGGGCGCCTGCTCTTAGCGGCGGCCTGGGGGTCGTAGTGCGAGCGtggctctcgcgccgcccctgAGTGAAGTGCCGAGTGCGCGGAGGGGTTGCGCGACGACGCTTCAGGCTGTCTGTCCGCATCTCCCTTTGAagcccccccccgcggcaTGCCGCAGCTTGAGTCCTTTCGATGCGACTCGGATGCGCGGCCTGACACTTCAcctttcttctgcctcgctggaCTCCTGTTCGGGGCTTCATTCTCGTTGTGGACCTGGGAACGGAcccttccttctcgccctcgacTTTCGCGGGGCTGTCCCGCGTTCCAGTCCCcccgcgcctgtctccgcggcccgGGCTCCCTGTCTCCCCTGCGATATGAGGTCGCGGACTCCgttgaagaggaggaaagcgtCCTATCGGGGCGCGCTCTCGCCCCGTTGTCGGCAAACGACCGCGCCTCAGGGCCCTGCTCAGCCCTCCTTCCCGGCGCGCACTGGGATCCGCGCCGCGAACTGCGGCCCTCCTCTACGCCGCCAAGCGGGATGTGGCTGAACCcgtcgcgttcgcctgcctcgcacgcccgccccccccgcgaGCAGGCAGGCAGGTAGGACCCCTGAGAAGAAGCGTATCGCGTCGGGAGGTGCGCGGCGCATGCCCCATCGTGGCGGTGTACAGGAAGCGCCGCTGCAaccgcgtcgcggcgtggATGGCGAGACGGGCGGTGCCCCTGCGTGTATGtcttcgcagcggcgccttcgtACGCGCTctcaggaggcgcggcgccttcgtacgcctctgcgcggaggagaagatACGGGGTGTACGCGCTTCCCTGCTCCATCGGCGCGTCAGGGTGATGAGGCCGGAAGacacgcgaggcaggagaggGACCCGAAGCGGGACAGTGGAAAGCAGACGACAAGCACTCGCTGCCTGGCTGGTAGCGCCCGGAGACAGTGCCCGGGGAAGGATCCCagtcgccacgcgccgcccgcagatGTTCGCGATACTCGTAACGGCAGCAACCGTCGTATGTCCTGCTTCCTCGAGTCTCCAcggcagcggccggcggGCTAAACAGCGTTGGCGACGGCTCAGGGGGAAACCACGGctcgctgtcttcgcctGGCCGCCGGTTCGCTTCTTGAAGCAGGGGTTTTCGGTGCGTAAAGATCCTCACGGCTGCAGGGGGGATTCGATGCGGCATCGCTGAGGtcgagcgagacgcacgAGGAAAAGTGGCGCTCTAAACGCCTGAATATCGCccagcgtcgcgcgcgctcccGTCGTAGGGGCTTGCGTTGAGCGAGTGGTGAAAGTGCGCAGTGCGGCAGACTGTGATACAATGTTGATACATGCAAACGGAGTGACTCAGTGCGTCGAAGTAAGAAAGTTTGTCTTCCACGAGAATCGTGCAGGTGTAGGCCTGTTTTGCCCTACGAACCCCCCGCTGCCATGCCCCCTGCGGTATGCCGCATCCGGCGGACGGCGCTCCGCTGCTGTCAGCTCCCTTAGGTATGACGCATTTCAATGAAGAGCTGAGAAGAGCTCAGACGCCTGTGTCTTCCGCCAGGGAGGGGAATGAGTGTATTGCTTCGGGAAGTGGCAGAAGGCGCCAACTTGCCTCTCCCTGCTGCCAACGGCAAAGCGCCTGCGTTGTTATACTCAGGCAGCCTCAGAATGACGCACACACTTGACAATGAATACCCGCGATTCTCAGGCGGAAAGTTCGCAGGAAAGATTGGTCGCAACTCTCGCAAATGGCGCTCGTCGTCCATCGGTCTCAGTGCACGCAGCAGTGTCCGCTGGAGGGAAGAAGTCGCCTTAGCATTCCCCGTCACAAAGGCAACAGCTGTATCCGGAAAACAGACGTACATACTCTTCTTGCAAGACTCTGTGCAGCGTACAAATGGCACGCCACCGACGGCATACGACGAAGCGAATGGCATCGGTTGAAACAGTTATCTGCAGTCGCACCACTGAACCAGGGGCTTTAGGGAGCAAAGCTCGAAAACTGAACCGCGTCCATTTTCTGCGGTAATCGAAAAAAATCAGCACCCGGCATGTGAATTGAATGCATGAGATGAGAAACTAGTGGCGAAAATGTGCGCCTCAGGGCAGCCACAACATGAATCAAAAGAGGCGGACCACTCTTTTACCGCAAATGAAAAAAGTCAGCGATTGACGCCGCACCGGTGAACAGGGATGCGTTTTGGCCTGGTTTGGGATTTATATCGGCCGCATGTGTCTCCCTCCACAGCAGGAAAGCGTGCCATACTGGTCCGTGTCTTGACAATTTTTGGGGGTGGctgaagggggggggggggggagcggggggaggggggggagaacCTCGGGTGATGGGCGAGCGACACAGGGCGGACGAGACTTTCGGCTTCCCCCCTCCTGCGCGTATCTCCGCAAGGGATCTGTGTTATCGCAGATTCAAAAGGCTGTTTTCTATCGTTCGACAGTAAAAAAGTGACGAGACCTCTGATATTACCCCTATCAACTCATGTGAATCAGCGGTTCTGCCACCGCAGCGCACCACGAATGACCTGCAAGGTGTTCTCCCGCCGGTCATCAGATTGCCACCAGGAGTAGCTATTCGAGATGGCTTATTCTTGGCAATGGCGGCTTCCGGCTCCGAACGCTTGCAGCACTTTCGTGTGTTGCTGGCACCTTGTTATAGTGGCTATCCGTTCCGGCGTAATACTGAATACTCTAACGTCTGTTCAGAAATAGGTCTTCACGCTGCAGGACACCACCTCCGGCAGCATAATGTGACAGACAGGTCGCCAGATGATGCGCCTCGGTAATGGTGTCTCATGTAGGCCTGCTCACTTGGCGTGCAGTCTTAGTACCTCAGCTTTATTGCAGTCCCGCCTTCAACGCAAAACATGAGCCATGGTGGGTTCGCTGAACCCACTGTACACAGCGgcaggggagaggaggcTCTCTGCTCTCAGATTGCGTCGACAGTAGGGTGCCGACGTTTTTCATAGGGAAACGCCTCATTTCAATATTTCCAAGCCTGCTAGAGGACTTCCAGCCTTGGAGCACACGTCAATGTCGAATATACCGAACGTTTCTGATGATGGAGCTGGGACGTCGATGCTCGGAGGGTGCACGAGTTTCACATGTGATTCTATTGCAGCCACAGGAGCTATGGAGACGAGACCACGGAGATATGTTTTTGCGTGCACCTCCTTCCATGGGCTGATTCTCGCATCGTTATCAGAGACGGTGGAATAAGCACACGAACCGCGGGTCATCTTCAAGAAGATAAGAGTCCGCATCTCACCGGATTTGTGGCGTGGTATATTCACTGAgcacggcgtcgcctgctgcgtgcgGGCTCGCACCAATTGGCGAAGGTCCAAGGCAACTTCTCCTCGAACTGCCGCTGGGCACCGGGTGACGTCTACAGGGCTGTTGTGTTGCCGCGAGCATTTTTTCTCGTTCTATCGCCCTCCATATCTACAGGCGCGGGTGGCCAGCGGGTTGTTCTTTTCACGCCTACCTTTCATAGCGTACCGATATCACATGATGTGGAGGCAGCGTTGTCCCCAAGAAGAGTTGCAGTTTATTCATCAAAATATCGTTGTGGTCGCATGCACTGGACAAAGCAGCGCAGGGTGCCCCAGCCTGGCCTGCAAAGTGGTGTGGTGGTCCCATGCGGGCTGTATCGGGGAATTCATGAGTATCAGCTCTCACCAGGTGGAGTATGGTAGGTAACGGTGTTCAGAGTCTGTTCACCGAGCATGGAGAACAGCTGCTGTTCACTGTCGAAGCAGTTCAGTCTCCGTATATCAAAAAAGGATTAGGATTTTGGGGCTACCATGTGTTCAGTGGTTGATCGCACGAACGGTTTCCTCGTCTCTTCCGCTAGTCCCtggcgctgcctgccgccAACAACTGCGACCCGGGGGGCTGGCAAAAAGGTCTTGTACTCCTTCGTACAATGCGATGTTGCCGTAGTGTGCAGAGGGGGTTTTCCGTTGCATGCAAGGGGATGGCATGAGAGCCACGGGTACAACCGGTGCGGGCGCGGTCATGCGGCGCTGTGATTCAGATTCCATatttctcctcgctgtcaTCTGCATGCCCGTGCTGGTTTTTCAGATTAGTCAACCTTCATGAGGGGGGGAATTGGGTGTTGTAGTCTAGGGAAAACGATACCTTCAGATGGCACACACCCGTACCAGCGAAAACACAAGGCCTGCCTGTGCTGCGGTCGTGTGAGGTCCACAAGGGCATGCCTGCTATTGATGCCTTGCGGAGCGGGACATCCTAGAAGACAAAGGAATCAATTGCTTGTGGTTCACAGGTGCCTTTTGCTGTCACACCGCTGGCGTCTCGCAACTAGTGGTCCGTTTCTCCGTGGCACCACATACCAGCCAGAGCTAAAGGAAGACTACCTTCATGTTCGGATGCTGCTCAGAACACGGAGCACACACGGAAGACACCGAGTCATGCGGAACAACATCTGAGGCACATGCTTCAAGATGAGATCTTGCCCAGCAGGCGTCGCAAATTATCGTCAGCCTCTCAAAACGTAGACTTGCTGGGTGCCAGTAACCTGGTGGCAAGTGGCAACTGGGTGTGAATGCAGGACATTCGTGTCCGGCAAAAGCTGGCTGCGTCCGGCGTTCACAGACACGATTACGGCAAGAGTCATCGTGATGACGTACCCTTGGTACACACGTACGGGCACAAGCGGTCACGTGGTATCAAGACACACCAACACTTGCCGTTCGCGAATAGCATGATCCACCTCTCGCACTTCGATGCAGTCTCCAGCTGTGCGTCAGTCCGACGGACGGCAACGATGAAAATGTTCCATTGTGTTTATTGACAGTTGAGGTACACCAATAGGGTGGATCTTCTGTCGCCAGCTTTGGGTGCCTGCTCACCACTGATCGCGCAGCCCACATGGGGCTAATGCGGCTCACCCCGTAGCACAGCAACGCCACTCCCTGCGCACTAAGGCGGATGCGCCTGGTGCGTCATGCCGATGTATCGTCTGGTGAGCCTCACGTTCTCTCGCCTTCTAGGAATCCGCTTGATTATGGAGAGATTCCTCTGTCTGTGGCGCATTTGGACAGAGCAGGAAAAAAGTTGCGGTCGCGCCTCTGGTTTTCGTACGACGCTGAGCAGGGCCGAGTCTGCTGCActcggcgcgggcagcgatGACGTTGTAGAGGAGAAATGTCGCGGGGTTGACTTCGACGATGGGCGATCGAGTGCACGAGGCGAGCCACCATTTGCATTGGACTGTCGTACTTACTCGGTTCTCTCCTGTGTGTCTTGATTTTCGTTTGGAACCCTGTTTTTGTCGCTTGCTTTCGTATTCATGTTGTGAACCACCCG is a genomic window of Besnoitia besnoiti strain Bb-Ger1 chromosome IV, whole genome shotgun sequence containing:
- a CDS encoding hypothetical protein (encoded by transcript BESB_056190), which gives rise to MPHRIPPAAVRIFTHRKPLLQEANRRPGEDSEPWFPPEPSPTLFSPPAAAVETRGSRTYDGCCRYEYREHLRAARGDWDPSPGTVSGRYQPGSECLSSAFHCPASGPSPASRVFRPHHPDAPMEQGSAYTPYLLLRAEAYEGAAPPESAYEGAAAKTYTQGHRPSRHPRRDAVAAALPVHRHDGACAAHLPTRYASSQGSYLPACSRGGRACEAGERDGFSHIPLGGVEEGRSSRRGSQCAPGRRAEQGPEARSFADNGARARPDRTLSSSSTESATSYRRGDREPGPRRQARGDWNAGQPRESRGREGRVRSQVHNENEAPNRSPARQKKGEVSGRASESHRKDSSCGMPRGGASKGDADRQPEASSRNPSAHSALHSGAAREPRSHYDPQAAAKSRRPGGGQLRQAPQRPGADSESRRRPARQAEESDRRAALGRQRETQRDTQLRGASAQAPARGCRGSSKAANGRGAEELAQVSAGDDATVARGSWGVARPVVPGAQQVLWQQTRRRLMTRRLTVEEERAVACFSGSCDDPQALASLSADGRSEFAECIEARRHSGCPPGPVKIHQRQTVAVSHVSPVLSPRASSSLLFGEDAKAPAGAFRGEKGRDNPGKSEASAAEMQVGYDGGDEYWETAETSDSYQKDDKDIVHFLLQEKERCMRRLERELDALHVEHRTLLALADGPALSTACLPSAGGRCEEDVAPSRQARTLSEPSPELLPPHLLPHRGVSAHWGDAAREDSSQCVHTHAGRSCRHCHTSEPVPHADAGQLLGGESYFPAFPLCEDAKGERGEAGGMYPCTHADTSNEHVWDGFSGHAELRNGRRAHSGWKGLRGKGRGDDLSSHPPVALRAAQPGGSRQTGRGSFASRASEAEVPEGGCDGARRLLDASRRRAGPTLLQQRHSREGGRGGAFYADIRSRGDLLRPPPSCPGGVYPAYLQEARQAPVQQPGESELERKRMFSLREETFPDGGFDCVQPLPQRQRGPLSCGPAERLRSRVPSRSAAGRGAGRDPPDARNGPAGGARRDPRAPRCLAHPGLYVPSLSRLCTAPAALGPRGHAAPQRPACMRCGADVHEPSEGRGADEIHADSRLCAAAACGACLRPAAAAAAWSRGPREPLPPQIPRACERATRLQAFPSWLARGDGEHAYVAYYRRCDAAMREDAGGEGAHSEAECAADRSPSFDAEGDWGHSRAPRGPPSRREGRRRREERASDRGRARGETVGRSASPTASRAASLSPETQEDAGSAHATAERDRHRPVARVAAAILRRVKARQRGDGEAPDPPRRLRKTKGGAETEDEQEDGVTDAGAWSEDEVAGLRDLSGPLQRMREDGDSGVWRRDRRRGGSRARGERLENRDASLGSRASTGFSDAGLEEPPQAFDSMQEDAAEDRVPLSKKRTRCGKLRSSRGAQEEGEDLASSSPVPEEGRRRGRKERRVGGRAAEGEARLEESKRPDIAPTDEEEAEDESRGRKRRRRKASVAKKSMKSFGAPVRRSPRLEGAQAQRALGREDARERRSQAKPSERRTGTGAQQPAAAGAGGVQMETEPAAGEAHTQAVSTDDFASNWGEDLPCEGDPPLSPASSDSRLARRRSPRRPKSTAAPQPGEEGPREAHPLDNLPASLSSLGRRGQTRREKEDNLLVSRSPPGRPAGAADIPAASGGNPSSHRFPLSSQDGAGSRSRSCVASPPEKGASSASSPASTPSRRKGEAAPASQPGGSHAGGGAPSRSPPACEPPAKDRAAALKETLGAAPSQSRRRKRVLRAAATPGKEEKGGRRVPSISSSRGPGAPLYSAAALQRLRREELETIPSPIVTRIRLGLSDRLSLLRQKEKASEKAAEESRAPPAPQDKAPPAQSQSPTQCGGEKQANTSGGDGGRARERDSGDSERAEEAAQRRGEREEPAERLAARGKPCEEEEEARVLDKTAFADISTRGAPLAPEGANSTQPLFTPLSSFASSSFSSEDKVGRGLAEGEVRPGDLVGGRLVRRGADVRNRVFSSTLLRLINGDMRATTEKDVHLFITNYCLEKGLQQVRSVVNGKKAKKWPVGRDPLLRVLFGDGAKAFPASKPEMMECLRKNKHITYFSIA